Genomic DNA from Theileria equi strain WA chromosome 4 map unlocalized gcontig_1105316255033, whole genome shotgun sequence:
TTTAAGTTTACCAGCGTGAATCGATGGTAGGTATGTGAGGGGATGGAATGCATTATCGCTAGACACAGACTTTGGACCCGCCTGTTTGTAACCGAATATCAAATCAATCCAACCGGGTAAATTGCGCGATACGTGTTCACTTTCGAGAGCAGATCGCATAAGTTTCAAAAATAGCGACGGTGAATTGTGAGCCCACTGGGGAAGTTCCACATCACCTAGCCTGCCATCTTGCGTTGTTATATTTAGAGAATTTCGCAAAAAGCCCTCACAAGATTCATAAAACTCTGGGATTAGCTCgaaaaatgatgaatgtCCTCCGTAAGTGTCTGTAGAAAATGTGTAATTAGAAAGACAACAAACTCTCAAAGGTTTCTCGTACATTTCTAAACGTGCGAGCTGCAGCGTCAAATCTTCCGCCATATAGACGTAATTGACATTCCGGAAGAAGTctgataaggaagaatacGATAAGCGCAGGTGTGGAGTAGTGTGAACCATAAAGGTAGAATCCTTCGTCCCATAGCTCCTGCAGACAGTCGTCACAAATATATCCTTCCAGATCACAACGGTGTTTATCCGCAGTCTTTTTAGCAACAGGAATATCTTCAGAAACTTTTATGCCCTTCATTCTTTGCTTTAACAAGGCGAGCCTCTCGTCATTCAATGCACCCATTGGTTTTGATAAATCCCTAAACGTTTTAGGATCCATCAAGTTGAGGTATGAACTCTTGTAATCCGATATAACCCAGGGAAATACTGGGTAATGCGATATATCATACCTGGAACGTCCAGCAACACAGTTTAAAAAATCCAAATACTGAAAATTAGGCAATACTCCGAGCCTCCAGAGCTGTGTCATTTCTTGACGAAACTGTTTTGATTCTATTGCATGAAAAGCTCTGGGTACCAAAGTCCTTAGTATTGCAACAAGACTTTCGCGATCACTTTCCCTTTTAAACTCTAGATATATACACCGATACTGTTTGCGGAAGACCTTTTCACAGGAATCGCTCAAATCTTCAGGCAATGAAACAACTTCCAGTGCAGTAGAGCATTCGCCAGTCATTGTTAAACCAGTATCTcttttgaaaatgtgtaggatCCGGTCCAGAGCCATTCTCTTGCATAGCTTTCGAGAAAAGTTTGGACTTGGCTGGAAGTAGAGAGCAGAATCAGTCAATGCAGTGAATCCTCCGTGGCGTACCATGCGTTTTAGTCTCCAGCAGTAAATGGGTTCGGAGCCGTGCAAAGCTGCTGGTCCACCAAGCAGGAGTTTTTCCCTAGAGGGGATCAATGTGTATGAGAATCCAGTTTTTGGAATCGTGTCATGatattctccattagtTTGCGATAGTTCCAGGAGTTTCTTGAACTTTTTCAGCAGTTGTTTTTGTATGTCAACGGTTgaaaatatgaagatgaagcAAAAACTCGGCAGACACTTTAGAATATTCGCTTCTCCATCAGCCTTTGGTGAGGCAGAGCCATCATTCTTTGCAACGTAGACGCTGTAAGGTGATATAAAGCGCGACTTCCCGTTGTATATTGCAGTCGGTATCGACGTGACTTGTTTGCACGAGACGAATACTCCGCAGGAATCTTGGAATGACTCGCATATCTTGTTAATGTGTTGGAACTGAAGCTTCAGAATGGGCATGTCGATGAGGTCAGGTTCGAATATGAGTGACTTTGTACCAATTCTGATACGTCCCTTGCGATGTACTGTCGGAGTTTGTCAAATGTGTGCTAGAAGAAAACTTACGTGAGGGGTTCTGGGCATCGGAAGTCGATTCCACAAACTTTGTCCAACCGGACTGCGATACTTGAGACGGAAATGTGCTCAGCGCGTTACAGGCAGCATCGGAGACGTACTCTTCTCCCTCTTCCAGTAACACGAGGTCGAAGCTACGCACAGTTGAGAGCATCGTTTATGTCCCGGCCGCATCATACACATCAACTGACGTGGGCCGGTTTCCAGGGCTGATGGTGCCATTCATAAATCACCAATAAACggtaaagatgaaaaatgtgtagcaATGGCATCCATAGGCTCATCAATCGCAGAATCGCAAATGTAGACAAAGTTTTTCGCTACACATTTGACAGTTTGGCGTCTTTACCCACCTTTAGAGCGGAAAACGGAAACATTTATGGCCATAAAAGGATTATAGGCGACTATAGAAGAAACTTTTCAACGTCTAGTGAAGAATCGGCGGATAAATTGACCAGCGAACAGTTGTACGAGATTAGTGACTATCACGAGTACATTTACGCGCGCATTACGGATGTTAATGGCACTCAAAGGTCATTCTTGCAACGGTATCTGCCTGTAGATTCAGTTCAGGATGCTCTCCATGTGCTACACGACTTCACGGATCTGCCATGGTGTTCAACCATTGCGCTGGCGACTCTGATTGTCAAGATTATGATGTTCCCCTTGTGGATCGCAGCAGAGAGATCGCGTCGTATGAACGCCTACTTGATCCCAGAGGTGACAGAGTTGAAACACAAGTTCAAGGAGGCATATGCCACGGGGAACACAAAAGCAGCACAGGAACTCCAGTCCAGAATGTTTCAAATCGTGAAAAGAAAGACGTTTGTAAAGGGTTCTATTATACAGGTGGTTGCTACACTTTCGCAGGGTGCCATCTTCGCCTCGGTGTATGGAGGTTTGAGGTTGTTTGCTATAAACCCGAGAGACTGCCcaaattttacatttgaGTCGCCCCTTTGGTTGGACAGTTTGGCACTACCAGACCCATACTTTATTCTTCCGTCGATTTTTGGAATGTTGATGACGATTGTCTGTGAGCAGAATAACGAAACTGCCGAAATGATGAGAGGAAATCGCAAGATTGACCCTAAAAATGCTGAGCTTGTGAAGGAGCAAAGGAAACaggatattttaaaggGAGTATCTAGGGGTGCTATTGTTGTTTTTACAGTGTATAGCTTATTTATGCCGGCCAGTGCCTTTTTCTACCTTGTGCCTAGCTTCCTCTTTCAGACGTTGGTACGTCACTCGTGCAACAATTTTACAGTTGCCAAGTTCTTTGACCTGCCCCTGCCGATTGTAAAGGAGACACCCGGTAAGGAGGTAGCGAAAAAGAATCATAAACGTTAGCATGCATGAATACACGTCACGTATAGAAAATGTCTAGAGATTAGATGGGCTCATAAGGAGCTGTAGGTTGTTTGGTACATATACGATATTTTTGGATGTTGAAAGTGTATCGGCAATTTCCTTGGCGGCTTCCAACTTTCTAATTTCGAGCATTCCAGTTCCGTGTTGCTGAATAGCTTTGGAGATGAGGTTGGCCGCTTCTGCTTCTCCTTCGGCCTTGACAATTGCAGCGAGTTTTTCCTGTTCACTCTTTGCAACGATAAACTTTACTCTTTCCGATTCTTGTTGTGCCACTTGCTTTTCCTCAATGGCCTTTGAAAAGTCCTTTCCGTAGCTGAGATGCGTGATGGCCACGTCATCTAATTGAATATCAAATTGCTTTGCACGTGCAGTGATTGCGTTTCTAATGTCATTTGAGACCTTGTCCCTCTGGGTGAGGAGGGATTCCGCATTGTAGCGAGCTACAACAGCCTTTAGCACTTCGTTTCCAATGGATGGAAGTACTCTTTCATCAAAATCTGGTCCAAGCTTTTGATGTAGACGTGGAAGATGTTCGGTATATGGACGATAGAGCAGTCTGAGGCTGATGCTGACCATCTGGAGGTCCCTGGTACCGGTTGTCGTGTTTATAACCTTTGGCTTTGCGCGTATATCGTACAGATGAGGTACTTGAAACCATGGAAGGTAGAAATGTGAGCCTTCCCCGAGAGTATGTTGACTAACACCTCCAGCGAACCTGTTGAACATGACTGCGCGCTCACCTCCGTCAATATCTAGCAGACAGGTGTAAGGAATTACCCCCAAACCACCCGCAAGCATCGATAGCTTGGACAAGTTGCGTAGttttgacatttttatcGACTAAGCTGACCCACTGTTGGGTGGCCAGAGCCCTGGCACGCTGCGAATCCAGGCTGAGATAATGTGCAGCCGGAATGATGGAATTGGCTACTTATGACAATATCCAGAGGCAGAGTGAACTTTCCCCGGGAATTGAGGAAAATTGGTGGATGACTGAGCCTGGGTGAGAATTTTCTTCGCTACCTAAAAGTGTCgtccattctctacaaaatggaaaagttgCGGTCACACACTTGGATAATGGAGATTTACTGTCATTATGAGAGTCACAGGTATGGAGGAATTGGCCACAGGCGTTGATCCTGCAGACACACTGCTGGGTGTAGATGTTCCGGTTTCCCTTTCCCTGTGGCCTCTAGGAGCTCATACTTGGTAGAATAGCAAAGGAGCTGCTTATGGTTGGGTGATCCGTGGTTAGGATGGCTGCACATGTACAACTAGTCTCCGTAGCAAGACGCCGGTGTTGCCTGCAGAAGAATCTGTAGACAGCTGAGAgcttttggaagaatggaaccGTTGCATCCACTCGGAACAGAGGAGTTGTCAGGGGTACCATATATGAGCCTCAAGATGGCTATGGTTAGTGTGTAAGATGGTGAGTGGCAGTGCATGCACAGTGCTATTCTTTCTACCAAAATAGACCTCTATGACTATACCACGGGATGGAACATCTGTCCTCTCTTTATAAAAGTTGCGCAAAAAACACTGGTACATTCAAACGAGTATATTGAGAGAAATATACACATACAAAGAATTGAGTCTTTTGGTCTATATTACGATATTTTAGTTTCTACTGGCGATTCCTTCATGTCCTCTTGTGTGTAATCTGTAATAGTGAATGTGGATGAGTACACATGTATGAACAGATAAATAGATGGGAATGGCCATTCTGTAAAAGTGCAGTGCAAGACAATGGTAGTTCCAGGGAGTATTGCTGTGAGTCacattccagtataccaacaagagaggagtctagagaGGAGTGTCTCTTGGGCAAGGGTAGAGAGTATCCTAAAAGAGTGTTTTTAGTAGCGAAAATAGAGCATGtcctttccagattccAAGACCGATGACACCTCCACCTCCTAGTACTCCACCAGATATTCCTGCTATGGCTCCATCGGAAAGTCCTTccttatctccatttataGTCTTCAGAAGTTTAAAAATGTTAGGGTCACCAGGACTACTTGGAGGATCACCTTGAACCTTTTCCCATTCATTACCTGTTTTTGAGATTCTCTGGTACCACTTGTTGGGTGAATATGGAAGATAAATCAAGAGAGGGGTTCCAGAAGCTTTTGGATATTGATAAACGTACACTTGACTGGTACCCTTTAGAGATGGTAGTCCAACCTGATCCTTGTCTCTATCCTTAAATCTACGAATAGAGCTACCAGCAAGATTATGATGAGAATAGGAATACCTTGTACCATATCTGGATACTAAGACCCATTTAGAACCACAACTGGGACAGTTGTAACCACTACCACCATCGTAGCTGATATTTACAATATGAGCATCATTTCTGTCACAGTTTTCTTGATCAAGATTCTGTTTGAGATTACCATCGTTTATCTCTCCAGATTCAAGCTTCCATTTCCCACTCCCATATTTATAATGCTTTGAACTTGTCTCAGATGACAATGAAATAAGTAGAGGTTTCTCATGGTTAGCATCCCCAGTCCAGAAGTAGACATGAGCCTCACTGTATGGTGTAATGTGTACATTAGGAAGATCAAAAGGTGTGTTTGTGCTACCACTTTTTGTAGAAAGGACCCTTAACTTCTTTCCAGGAAGCTTGTGAGTGAGCTTATTGTAAACAGTTTCATATGTGGACTGTGTTACTTGTACTTGAGTATCCCTATTTGCCTCTGGGGGTTtatcttctccattagaaTAATAATTCCCATTTTTAACCTGATCAATCTTAAGAACCATCAAATCAGAAAGTGATCCACTAATTTCCTTGAGCTTTGCTGTAAGACTATCTCCATCATT
This window encodes:
- a CDS encoding conserved hypothetical protein (encoded by transcript BEWA_013980A), whose translation is MLSTVRSFDLVLLEEGEEYVSDAACNALSTFPSQVSQSGWTKFVESTSDAQNPSLHRKGRIRIGTKSLIFEPDLIDMPILKLQFQHINKICESFQDSCGVFVSCKQVTSIPTAIYNGKSRFISPYSVYVAKNDGSASPKADGEANILKCLPSFCFIFIFSTVDIQKQLLKKFKKLLELSQTNGEYHDTIPKTGFSYTLIPSREKLLLGGPAALHGSEPIYCWRLKRMVRHGGFTALTDSALYFQPSPNFSRKLCKRMALDRILHIFKRDTGLTMTGECSTALEVVSLPEDLSDSCEKVFRKQYRCIYLEFKRESDRESLVAILRTLVPRAFHAIESKQFRQEMTQLWRLGVLPNFQYLDFLNCVAGRSRYDISHYPVFPWVISDYKSSYLNLMDPKTFRDLSKPMGALNDERLALLKQRMKGIKVSEDIPVAKKTADKHRCDLEGYICDDCLQELWDEGFYLYGSHYSTPALIVFFLIRLLPECQLRLYGGRFDAAARTFRNVRETFENTYGGHSSFFELIPEFYESCEGFLRNSLNITTQDGRLGDVELPQWAHNSPSLFLKLMRSALESEHVSRNLPGWIDLIFGYKQAGPKSVSSDNAFHPLTYLPSIHAGKLKPSAAVASLLRTMEPQAVSVQVREFGQSPIILFDTPHPRRLVYPKWVPESDAYASAPWFIYLEKHSELFGKSASGQSEGFRFNRTIVPSSGTGHLKQVAELSTSNGINVVKMDDLNHRINFVGFADADVSYYLANDGNLILQHHGENTSVLRKTVPIERNSLTCAVTSGDLLCICSKSGNVTLCRWREIVKDAFPISYEQEPFLHPVGRDVGKHFFRLEVHNDSITCADYDNGVLTTGGMDETINRYEITNCDARMVGVFDEQNGPLAALSCKSGLLLSASMGGSLTLWDIRTPQTPIWIHEACSTSRQHSQILSCCISNHYLQIVSRSESPVMFWDIRMLNSLNSTAGFTKQLETPSMSVLGCHCDPGDCVALVGTVNNEPTLSIYDLHTRKNASNISLSNIKHPTLFQVNPFSSHSNSLEAIVANTLGESLLLSSTKSIV
- a CDS encoding hypothetical protein (encoded by transcript BEWA_013990A); its protein translation is MCSNGIHRLINRRIANVDKVFRYTFDSLASLPTFRAENGNIYGHKRIIGDYRRNFSTSSEESADKLTSEQLYEISDYHEYIYARITDVNGTQRSFLQRYLPVDSVQDALHVLHDFTDLPWCSTIALATLIVKIMMFPLWIAAERSRRMNAYLIPEVTELKHKFKEAYATGNTKAAQELQSRMFQIVKRKTFVKGSIIQVVATLSQGAIFASVYGGLRLFAINPRDCPNFTFESPLWLDSLALPDPYFILPSIFGMLMTIVCEQNNETAEMMRGNRKIDPKNAELVKEQRKQDILKGVSRGAIVVFTVYSLFMPASAFFYLVPSFLFQTLVRHSCNNFTVAKFFDLPLPIVKETPGKEVAKKNHKR
- a CDS encoding prohibitin, putative (encoded by transcript BEWA_014000A), producing the protein MSKLRNLSKLSMLAGGLGVIPYTCLLDIDGGERAVMFNRFAGGVSQHTLGEGSHFYLPWFQVPHLYDIRAKPKVINTTTGTRDLQMVSISLRLLYRPYTEHLPRLHQKLGPDFDERVLPSIGNEVLKAVVARYNAESLLTQRDKVSNDIRNAITARAKQFDIQLDDVAITHLSYGKDFSKAIEEKQVAQQESERVKFIVAKSEQEKLAAIVKAEGEAEAANLISKAIQQHGTGMLEIRKLEAAKEIADTLSTSKNIVYVPNNLQLLMSPSNL
- a CDS encoding hypothetical protein (encoded by transcript BEWA_014010A), with amino-acid sequence MSKTCQRRWASYDLTTVDIGKGPGSDDVTTDNGKYTYKACAEIIIDLSTSKYPTGYTKYTHAPRRVGTGSINPYIGGINHHGTEQRGFGDLDDWNSSLDVYYLDYDTSRVLPLVIKITRYGYTIYTYTYFNRKEYLAVSDWKRDTTIGNDGDSLTAKLKEISGSLSDLMVLKIDQVKNGNYYSNGEDKPPEANRDTQVQVTQSTYETVYNKLTHKLPGKKLRVLSTKSGSTNTPFDLPNVHITPYSEAHVYFWTGDANHEKPLLISLSSETSSKHYKYGSGKWKLESGEINDGNLKQNLDQENCDRNDAHIVNISYDGGSGYNCPSCGSKWVLVSRYGTRYSYSHHNLAGSSIRRFKDRDKDQVGLPSLKGTSQVYVYQYPKASGTPLLIYLPYSPNKWYQRISKTGNEWEKVQGDPPSSPGDPNIFKLLKTINGDKEGLSDGAIAGISGGVLGGGGVIGLGIWKGHALFSLLKTLF